cgctgattattttactataacagcaccGCACGCAGTgggtttattccttacttattacaCTGTGATCCAGATGTACCCTAAACAAGGCGCCTTCCACTTCCTGTGCTCTTTCCCACTTGTCTCGAGCTTGCCTTATAAGGTCGGCTGGGAAAACTCTCGGTTTAGTTCATATTCATGTTGCGCAACTCGTACAGCTCGCAGAGACTTGCTTCAGTTTGGCATGACTGGCAAGGACTACATTTTCACTCTTGTGGAATTTTTATTCCAGTGCCTCTCTGAGGTTTGTCCTGTTTCCTGTTCACGTTACAGCAGGAAGCACAATAAATCTTCCATGTAACAAACCTGTAAGGGGTTTATTCAGTAGTCAGCGGAGTCGCTGAGCCGGCCTTTCAGTCGCCCTTGGCAACACGTTCGTGTTTGTATTTCTGCCTGCAACACAAAAGATCCGAGTCCGAGCCAAGCCTGAAAGTTCACCGAGTTTTCTGAGCTGCGTGCAAACGACAGCCAGAACAACGGGATCCCCTCGAGCGCAAACCCAAATCATACACTCTCtaaaagttctttaaaaaaaaaaaaaaaaaaaaaaagctcggGGGCTTGGCACACGATTCAGCACTGATTTTATTCCTAATAGAGAATTAACCAGCATTATGATTCATTATAGAGCCTTTTGAATACGTACCGATTTAATGATTTGAGGATTTTGGATTATTAAGTGCTTAATAACCACTTATAATGGGCATGCTGGTGTTTGTGCTGTAGAGCTGGGTGATATGACGATACGATCTCGATACCGTGATAAAATACTTCACAAGCGGCATgagatttaaaatgtttacagcTCTCCTCTTCATACTATTTCAGTAATGATGCACAATTTTGAATCTGATTGTTGCTTGAAGCgtaaataatgtatatatttatttatttatttatttatttatttcccccgcAGATCCTAACTCGCAGCAGCGACCCATTAACCCGTAATAATGTCGAACTTTTGCGTCGGAATCAACGGGTAAGCGAACGCAAGCACCGATATGTTGGAGTTAGTCACATGATCAAgaaatacgtgtgtgtgtgtttgtttttaaacgtgGTCCGTCTTTGTTTCGTCAGATTTGGCCGCATCGGCCGCCTGGTCCTCAGGGCCTGCCTGCAGAAAGGAATTAAAGTCTCGGCCATCAACGACCCCTTCATTGACCTGCAGTACATGGTGAGAATTGACCTCCTGACCCCGTAATTCGTCAGCATGTGAGCGAATATCGTAGAGGTCACGATGTTGGGATACATGTGTTCTCCTACAGGTCTACATGTTCAAGTACGACTCCACTCACGGACGCTACAAGGGAGAGGTGCACATGGAGGACGGCAAGCTCGTCGTCGACGGCCAGAGTATCTCCGTTTTCCAGTGGTGAGggtctcacacgcacacacacacacacacacacacatcgcttAGAAAGAAAAATTCCCAGTTTGGTATGTGAAACGCGTGTAGTAGAGGAGCACtcgcttttttcccccctttctctctgacTGACAAAGAGTCTCAAATCCTCGTCTGTTATTACACGGCTTTGTGGTCTGGCATCAGgacagaaaacacacatttgCGTagtggagtgagagagacaggaagacatGCGCTGTTCTCCTCACGCCACTAAAGACTTCAACACTGCGTGAAAActtaaacacacaacagcaacaacaatagggaccgtctatatatatatacatacatttcgttagatttaaaatgtgtttaatataatttaaacatGATTTCTGAAACGTTTCTGCAGAAATATAAGGTGGCTCATTTCATAAACGCGGGAAAATGTTTCACGTCTTCGTCTAAATTTGCGTCGAGGAGTCGTTACTTGGATATGAATTTGTACGAGTGTTTTCTAAACGAGGCCCTGGCTGTACTGAAcacttttctcctcctcctgttgtCAGCATGAAGCCCGCTGAGATCCCGTGGGGCGACGCCGGCGCTCTGTACGTCGTCGAGTCCACCGGAGTCTTCCTCAGCATCGAGAAAGCCTCTGTACGTCTCAGCAACCCACATCACAGCAGGAAATTATTCTCAGCAAACTGACTTTCTTCAACTTGAGTCACATTTTCGTGTGCGTGTTCTCTACAGTCTCACTTGCAGGGCGGAGCCAAGCGCGTGGTAGTCTCCGCCCCCTCCCCCGATGCCCCCATGTTTGTGATGGGAGTCAACGAGGATAAGTACGACCCCTCCAGCATGACCATCGTCAGGTGAGTTCAGCTTTCTAAGCAAACtttctttattaatgttttttttttaaaataaaactttggCTTTTTTAGCGGGGGATCGCACCAACAGGGATTAATCGTGATTATTAATCATTGAAGTTTATTAACTAATCTAGTTGAATTGTAATCCTGTGTTATAATTACTATAATATAGTTACTTTAAACTCCGAATCAATTTCATTTTCACTCTCGACGAGGGGGAAACAAGAGAACCGATATTCAGgcacattgttgttgtttacttgtTTAGACTGAATGTGTCATGGGGTATAATTAGAATTAATTCTACATTTCTTAATTCATGTTtaaaattgcttaaaaaaaaaactgcctccTTGGTGCAACCCAGCAATCAGCTCGACTGCACGTTTAACTAATAAGAGAAACTTTATTTATCTCTAAATCACATGATTACTGATGACTAGACGTTTTCAGTTTTGTGCATGTTCTTTGAATTagtttataatattaataataactaataacGATAACCCGGGTGCTTGGTGGTGTATCTGACAGCAATGCATCCTGCACGACTAACTGCTTGGCTCCCTTGGCCAAAGTCATCCATGACAGCTTCGGTATCGAGGAGGCCCTCATGGTAAGGATCATTTCTGCTTTAGATTCATTTTGACCCCAATTACTCGGCCATTTTAATACCAGGCCACGGTGTTAAACCTTTATTTTTCATCACGTTCTTTCCTGCTTATTTGTATAAgtaggaaacaaaaaaaaggccttTTAAGCCTTAcacttcatttctctctctctctctctctctctctctctctctctctctcatagacAACAGTCCATGCCTACACTGCCACCCAGAAGACGGTGGACGGTCCCTCCGCCAAGGCCTGGCGCGACGGCCGCGGCGCTCACCAGAACATCATCCCTGCTTCCACAGGAGCTGCCAAGGCCGTGGGCAAAGTCATCCCAGAACTCAACGGGTCAGCAGGAGGAACACAAACATAGAGTTTTCGCTCTGCCGTTCCTTAAACAGAACAAACATGAacgggttttttccccccactattTTGCTGCAGGAAGCTGACTGGCATGGCGTTCCGCGTCCCTGTGGCCGACGTCTCCGTCGTGGATCTCACCTGCCGCCTCTCGACCCCCGCAAGCTACGCTGACATCAAGGAGGCCGTCAAGAAGGCTTCCCATGGATCTCTGAAGGGAATTCTGGGATACACTGAGGACTCTGTGAGTCAAAATAATCTGCAATAAAATTGTGTTCACGCACTCATCATGTAGCACGAGTGCTTACTGGTATTCTGTTTGTTTAGGTCGTGTCCTCTGACTTCATCGGTGACACCCACTCCTCCATCTTTGATGCCGGTGCCGGAATTTCCCTGAACGACAACTTTGTCAAGCTCATTTCCTGGTACGTTATCAAGCGAGCGAACACACCTTTAACGCGCGGCGCTGTCGAATtccggattctgattggtcagaaggtgtcgatttattttctgtactgGCCTAGTGCTGCCacagatcacaggtttattgTACTATTAATAtcaatgcactcgttctaatacctatcgtttctatggtaaccgCTCGTTCACGGGGGCTCGTACAGCAGACGCTGcatgtaaaataaagtgtactCGTTCgtaaggagaagtttatttaacgtttacggaaggagtctccagtgtcagcgtccGAAAGAGAGGTttcacaatgttaaatgtaattaGAAACGGATAAAATTCCACGTCGCTTtaatagctttaaaaaaaaaaaaatgaaatgctggtaagttgctgtggtataagaggaataaaacacttgggcggatgctgctgtaggaaaataatcagcagtgTGTCGTGTAACATGCTAACAATGtggtgttatttttttgttacaggTATGATAACGAGTTTGGTTACAGCCACCGCGTCGCCGACCTCTTACTGTACATGCACTCCAAGGAGTAAACGTCAGGCTGAGCCGAGGAACCCAGACGAGAACCGCATTCCTTCTTTTACATGCACTTAAGAGTCATAGCTGAAGCGCTTAGCATCCCACAAACTCTCTACAAGACCACCTTGTCTCTGTAGtgatcactgtgtgtgtgtgtgtgcgcgtgtgtgtgcgtgtgtgtgttagtttgttTCCTTTCACCTGGAGGTGCTTTTGAGTTGAAtagtgtttgtgtctgtgtgacccCATGAAGCGTTGTGCTGTAGGTGTTACCATACTGGGTGTTACTGTAATACTGTACCGGATTAATGTTAAGTTAAGTGAGGGAAAAGTTGTTCCTGttacacagattaaaaaaaactaactatCAAATAAATAGTTTGAAAATTACCTGGATGCCTTGATGTCAAATGAATCCTTATCTGTCTGTATTATTAAGTAGGATTACAGGACGAGAGTAAAATCACTGATTATTCAAATGATTTAAGTACATTGCATCAtggtactgaagatgaatgagtgagtaaatgGTGCCAAGTTCAGCACTTACACAGGCTTgtgtaagtattcaccccctttaacttttccacattttgtaatgttacaacctggaactgaaatggactgaATTGTGATTAGTGTCTAAAGTGGAAAAATATGAATACAGTTTCCAaaattatatacaaataaaaatgttgtgaaCAGATAAGCTGGTGTGGAAAAACCGAAATAATTTCGGTGCAACCAGAAGTCACATAATCCGTTTAATTAGAGTCGAACTGGGGGCAATGAagtcatgaagaccaaggagtgATCAAACAAGTccaggacaaagttctggaaaagggTCTGGTTGTAAAAATGAACGGTCAGTTAATAGATAGCATTAAATTATGATGTTTGAGGGCCAcggtttaaaataataataaaaattgctAGATTTAGAgaataaagttatatatatatatatatatggtgaatattacaaaagaaaaataagcaCTGCATGTTGGTATATTTACAGAGTGTGTGATCTGATTGTCAGGTATATCAGTGTTAAATTGACAGTAATTACTGATTTCTGTGCTCACAAGGTGCAGACAGGTGACACTGATAAAATGTCAAgtaaaaatcatataaaaggCACATCA
This genomic interval from Ictalurus punctatus breed USDA103 chromosome 23, Coco_2.0, whole genome shotgun sequence contains the following:
- the gapdhs gene encoding glyceraldehyde-3-phosphate dehydrogenase 2 (The RefSeq protein has 1 substitution compared to this genomic sequence) codes for the protein MSNFCVGINGFGRIGRLVLRACLQKGIKVSAINDPFIDLQYMVYMFKYDSTHGRYKGEVHMEDGKLVVDGQSISVFQCMKPAEIPWGDAGALYVVESTGVFLSIEKASSHLQGGAKRVVVSAPSPDAPMFVMGVNEDKYDPSSMTIVSNASCTTNCLAPLAKVIHDSFGIEEALMTTVHAYTATQKTVDGPSAKAWRDGRGAHQNIIPASTGAAKAVGKVIPELNGKLTGMAFRVPVADVSVVDLTCRLSTPASYSDIKEAVKKASHGSLKGILGYTEDSVVSSDFIGDTHSSIFDAGAGISLNDNFVKLISWYDNEFGYSHRVADLLLYMHSKE